The Buteo buteo chromosome Z, bButBut1.hap1.1, whole genome shotgun sequence region agaaagctTGATGCTTTTCCACAGCCAGGTTAAGCTATCAATGTTCCTCACCACATACTATTTCTGATCCCATGCCACTCACTCCTATGCTTACTCTGGATAAGCGCTAAAAAACTGATCCAGATTAAAACTAACCTATTTGGCCAAACCCCCAACTTTTGCTATAGATCAGTACCCAATACAGTCAGCTGAGCAGCCAAATCAGTGTCAGTGCTAGCATGGACTGTGAGAGTAAGTAGACAGGACCAGTCCCAATCAGTTTTACTAGTATGCCTTTGAAGTACTTCTACTAATCATTGGCAGAGCCAGCACATGATTTTCAATAAGCTTTAATGTCACAGTCACTGTATATGGATCTACAGTCAGGACTACAGCATTATTATTCAGGATGTGAAATACAATTaagtatttttcaatttatttattgagtagtgcacattttaaaataatttgtagctGATTTAATAATGTTAAGTGATGAGGTGCACATGTATGAGCACTCTGCTTCATGCCATGAATACAGTGACAGTAAatgggttttcttcttctgaaatactgaagagCACATGCAATTCTTCTCCattacataaaattttaaaatatgctcaccaaaatattgttttaatattGGCCAATATTGCATAAGGTAGGACATCTATCAAGAGTGAGAAGGATGTTTTACTGCATTTTGTCTGGTCATGTTTTGTTGATTTTCAAGGAATCTACCCAGAGCTATATATTCACAGTGATGATTCAAGAAAAACGGCTTGCACTTAGAAAGCATTATTTGTCCAAGTTCACAGTAACTTCCAGTTATGCTGGCCTATTGTGTCTATGCACAGAGATTGCTCCTAATCACCTAACAGCAAACATTGAAAGAACCATCTAAAATTTACCTATTGCTACTTTGATATTTTTGCCAGCAGGAAAAGGTTAAATTTTCATTATGTCTCATTCTGGGGAATCTTGCTCACTGCTTGGCAATTCCCTCACTTAGTACCTCTTAGCTTCCCAGCAGCACATGTTGCAGGTGCCATCAGTTTCAGGCAGGTGAACTTCTTCAGAAATAAGGTAGTGCTGTGCTGATTATCATTTTTACATCTTACCCATAGTAGAATAGTTGTATAGGGAAGTAGGAGCCTGTGGCTGCAACCAGCATGTTTTTATAGACAATACAAAAGAAGCCTCTGACTCTCATCCCAAATACTGAGCCTATAACATCTTTTACTCTGGAATTGTTTTTGTCCTGATGTAACAGTTTGTGCTCATGGAACTCCATTATACCACTGTCTCTGCAATTTAGTACAGATTTCATCATTCTATCATGTTAACAACTGGTTTTAGGGAGTAATAAAATGTTAAAGAGTAAATAGTGCataatacaataataatatGCATAATTGTGCATAGTCTTCTTTGATTAGCTGTGATCACAGAAAAAGGGATATGGAATAAGAAGTGGGAATTTTACTGCTGAAATTCAAATAAATGCAATATTCCCAAACTGCAAAATCCAGGGTCACAATCAGTGTGAAATCTTCACCAAAAGCTTGTGATCTGTGGGAATGTGTACTACCTAGGCCTCTTTCATTACACGGTTTTCACAAATATAAAAACCTAATAAACTTTCTTTGGTAAATGCTATACTGCTTTCTACTAGTTTCAGAAGGGGACATagtacttttttatttttttaaggcgTATAAAGAGAGAAATTACAGTCAATTAATGAAATCTTTCGAGTGACATGCATAGAGATCTTCAAAGAAGATAGGGATCACGAAATACAGTAAAGTGCTGAAGATCTATAGAATCCTTATGAAGCTCAGAAATCACTTTCCATGCTCTAGGAAGGGGCCCTAatcacatgcatacacacagaaTAGGAATAGCTTTAAAACTTAGATTTTGACAATCAATATTGTATTTAATGGACTCTTCCCCccactcaagaaaaaaagaaaaaagcacaaggAATACTGAAGTCAGAATATCTGTGTCATGAAACATGTATTGTACTTTGTAAGAATGTGTCATTATGTAGACAGGGCAAGATTTCCTAACAACTTAATTTTCTGGACCTGagaggtgggggttttttggtataTCAAATCATGGCAGAGTACAGTGCTACTTGGGACCAAGACTATGTTCAGTGACTTGGTTGCTAATGCAGCACCTTctcacttaaaaattaaaaaaggcacaaaaggaATGAATTGACTCATACAACTGCTTTGGGCAGCTAAGCAGACTAAAGATTAAGTGTAAACAGGCTGGCTCCTTCTTTAAGAGGTcacaattctttatttttatagatgGTTATATTAAAACATCTGGTCTTCAAGACACACCTTTGTGGACAATACGAAGCTCCTATAACttcaacaattaaagaaaagaacCCTCTAGTTGTTTAGTAACTCATGGCTTTATCTtgatctttctttccctttagaACTATGTCTTTTCCTCAACTGGCAATTTCAAGAGCTTGCCATGAGCTAAAGAATTCATTATCAGTCTTCAAAACAATTTACCATGAAGTTTAAAGTAGTAAATTAGTGCTTAAGGAATTAACTTTGGGAATGTCAAATATAAAAATTGAGCCAAATACAGAGTAGACAATATTGTGCCTTGCAGGTATATTTAATGCAGTTGTGCATATTAGGATGATTAGTTGTACAATTAAGTCTTCTACTGATCACCACAGTAATCTGCATCACAATCAAGAAAGTTGCACACATACCACTTGcagtcaaaaggaaagaaatcctgTATATAAAGGTTTccaatgtattttttaaggaaCCTTCCCTTGAAGATCCTTGCAAAAGTCCATGGTATACACGCTAAATCAATGCAACAAAACTTCCAATAAAATTGTGGTTTAATCCACTTGGCAACAAAAGGGTCAAGTGGCATGAAAAAAGCTCAAGTCTGCAAATTAGTTATTGACACTAATAGGTTACTCTTCAGAGAATTTTCACCATAAATTTGTCTGCAGGCTGCACGTGTTTTTCTAATGCAAATGTAagttatgaaaaagaaaaagggtagGCCaccaactgaaagaaaacatttattgaaTCAAAGTCAATACTTTCCTTTTAATATCTACAAGCCAACACTGAACTGACTTTATTCAAGAATGAACACAATGTACAAAAAAAGTATGTCTGTTATAAAAatatgtcaattttttttttcctggctattgagctgaaaacattttgacaaGTGCAAGATCGTGGCTTAAATTTACTTACCAAACCTATTACCAATGacaaagttaaaataatttttaaatcatagTATATTTAAGACTCATTGATAAAGTGGCATTAGAATTGTTgacacctaaaaaaaaaaacaccactgcACTGCCATGTGTTTATGCACCCAGACAATTGAACATCAGTGAAGACTATCCAACCTAATTCGAACTATTCAACCAGATAACTGACACCTACCACTGGAATACAATTTAGGGAAGGCAAACTACCTCGATGGCCCTGTATTTTGTGTGTTGTTTGCAAACTGAGAGAGAAGAGTAGGTAGGTTCATACATGATTAAATCAACCTGACAGCTACTGCAATGTGAAATCAgggaaaggatggaaaaagaaTAAGGAATCATTTATGACAGCAATCTATATTTATGAACACATGTGTGTTTACGTATAAAAATGGATCTGACTAGGCTCAGTTATGCCTTGTTTGCttggatgtttttttttccccacataaaAATTTAACTCAACCAGGACTAAAATCATTGACTTCTCTCAAACCACcactaaagaggaaaaaaaaggaccatTTACAGAGATAATCTGAAAACAGtgcaatattaaaatacaatttcacaACGTGTGAAAGAAACATGCTTTGGAACCTGAGCAAAAGGCATTTTACTGACTTAGTAAAAAGTCACCCTGTGTGTTGTTTTCATTGGCATCTGTTCTGCCAGATTAGTATGTTGCTCGTAGCAACTTCCATGGCCCCTAAATATTTAGTACACAGAAACTGCCAACTACTTAGAGAGGTCTACTAAACTTTTCAGCTAATATTGCAGGCAGTCTGACATGCTGCTACTGGAAATGACCATACAGCCTAAAATTAAGAAACattgtagaaagaaaaagaagcagccaaacatgatgcttttcttctttaaatagaTTAAAGCGCTTCCACAACACTTAGATACGGTACTACACTGGTTTACAGTCTCAAGGTcagctctttcaaaataaatataccGAACATTTACAACAAATGCCTCATGAATGCAAGCTCTCTCTTTATTATCTCAAGACCAGTTGgataaaaactaaaacaaagacGTAACTCTGAAGCAGCTAAGTTACAAGtcctttttcagaaacaggcatgACTTGGTGCCACAGCAAAATTTTTCACCAGTCTGCagtaagcaattttttttttttacttccagcACCAAGCGGGCCACCATACAAAGCAACCTCACAATGCATGCGGTCATCTACTCTGCTGATTTTGTATGAAATAATAATCTGTGCTTGCAGGTCCCAGACCTTTCAAAAATGGGTATGAACAATGGATGATTGAAGACATTAATGGAAActtatttctaaattacttgagtgaagaaaagatttaaagacTAAAAAGCAACAGAATGTTGCATattagtatttctgaaggaTGAGGGAAGCTAAGGTTGGTGCTTTGATTTaccttcaaacaaacaaaaagctaaaAACAATCCTAAACAGCTCTATGTCCGTGATACTGGTAGAGGCCAATGTGTGCATGCCACTGAAAGGCACAGTCGGACCAATCTGATAAATGGCATCATCAGAGCAGAACAGCAATGTTTCACTGGAGCAATGACAAAGGGTGAACAATGAGCCATCACTTCTCTTGTCATGAGCACAGAAAGCAGTCACCAAGGCAAAAGAGGGGACACAGGAAAGAAGATACAGGAACTCACATAAAcctggaagacagaaaacacattaaacTGAGTTTTGAACATTCTGAGTAACCATTTTCCTACTGTAACATTGCTATTCATTGATTTAACACCATACATATTATCCTTAAATGGATGGAACTGTTGCAAAAATCGTACCCTAATCATACCACAAAATTCTTCTCAAATTTGTTATACAACTAACTTCACTTGCAAAGATTTGCCTACAATATCATCATAGGTATAAAACAGGCTTATGGACAGACTGATGCAGTCAGGACAATCTCTTGTTCATTgtgtaaaaaaattaacatgctTACATTGTACTGAATTTTTTACTCagaagtgcattttaaaattggGCATCGTAAAAACACAGCTATTTATAGGGAGCTAATTATGAAGCAGTATGATTGTTCTTCCTACGGCTCTGAAGGTGCCTAAAAAGCAGAGTGCAATACTTACTGGAAAGGTTTCCCCAAGGTTATCCTGCCTTTGTATCTACAAGCTGCATCTGAACATTTGCAGACATGCCACCTCCATAGCCTCCCTTAGACTGCATTTGGTTCTGAATTGAGCTGACCTGGAGACAGAAGGGAAagggcagcagagaaaaaaagaaagacagtgaGCTATGGCGTCTTCTTGcttccagttttatttcctgtttagGTTTGGTTTTCAAGTGCTACTTTACCATTAAAGCTACATTACTTTTGCATGAGGACATGTGCAGCGTAGGCTTCCTGGAATTTTCACTTCTGCAGGCAGCTCAGCAGGAGAGGTGGAAGAACTGATGCTGAGGCAGaagtttttcctctctcccaaaTAAAACTGATTTAGGCTTTCACTGACCCACTTGAttactcaaaaaaaattaatcatatCTCTTACTGGTATCCAACTCTACTCCATCTGACAAGCTATAATTTATTATatggaaaatgttcttttccaaGTATGATAAACCAGAGAAGTTGACGCCACTACAGTAAAAATATAATAGACAACTTACAAAATATCTGGATAGTATCTGCACTGTATGGCTAACTTCAGATAATGAAAAAAGGACTTTCTAAACCAAAAAGGAGCTTTTGGTTTGTGGaaggttttttatttatctatttaggTAACAGCATACACTGCTTTCCTTAATTGCTACTAGTCCTTTAAATGGCAGGGCATTTACTGTTTAAATCATACTCAATCTATCAACTTCCCTGAAAATAGCttatttgaagatatttttagcctgatgcaaataaatacataaagacccgtgccccccccccccccccccccgccccaagacATGCACATCCCCGTGTGGCTTTCATTGCCTTTATCaacaaaaaggaagggaaaccaTAGTTCTTTCCTGCTTGTGTTGCATGAGTCAAAATAATCATCTCCAAGTGCCTGCAGGAAGCCAACTCCAACCTTAAAGGTTTggcctttttctctctgcacccCAGAGCGTACACAACAAGTACACAATGAGCACAAAATAACATATTCCTTCAAGGCTACAGCTTCTGAAATTGAACTTGCAGAAAGCCTATGCCTGCAGGGCACCACTTGCAATTATTACAGGTACGCTCCTTCATAGAGACCTCAAAACATCACTAGAAAGCTGTATTAAAACAGCACTGGAGAAATACTTCCAAGTAGCATGCTTGACTTTTTCCCTGTctacaaagacaaaacaagtatgttcttttccacagcaaagcaaaacacactcacacacacacacaaaattaatcAGCACAACTCTTTCTTACATACTGTTTCTCAAACCAATGTCAAAAAAGGAGCCTGTTTTGGGATCTTTCTCTTCAACAGTGGCATATTGCAGTGCTGTCCAAAGGATCTGATTTTTACGTATTCAAGCAGTGCAGTGTAAAACCACTTTCTACCTTGGTGCATTGCTCAAATAAGTgatacagctgcagaaaagcagctatattcacatttttcttcaggggAAAGTGTTCAGAGCCAATACTCTAGTGGGTCTGACATCAGAGACTACAAACTCAGTGAGAAAATGTGGAGAAGTGCAAACCACATTCATGGGGTGATGTTTAAGAACTTTCACATTTCACCAAGCTGGTCGTCATCTTCATCAAGCATTTTCTGTTGCTCATTGGAACAAAAGGagtttgaatttaattttttttccccgcagaaaattaattaatatacATGTAAACGTACTCACAAGAATGACTTGAGGATGGCATTAATTTAATCTGAATGAACCCTGCCTCTAGTGAAAAAGAGCTAGAAAACCATCTCCAGGCCGTATCACCTTCCACCCTGACAACTTGCttatatgattttaaaattttggagAACAGCAAATCAACACAAATTGCAAGGCTAAAGTGTAAATCTTTATGATTACTTTTTCTAAAGGttagaataatttctttgttaCTTCAGTCACACATACAGACGTTTGTGTTAGTGGGTAAGGAAGTGTATCAGTCTAAAATGCAGAGGCTGTTACACCTAAAGCAAATAGAATGCAGCCAATTAAACTCGACTACATTAACAGTTCAGTGGCTATTTTGTACATGAAAACTTATACAGGAGAGGTACAATGttaaaaacactgagaaaaaagcAGGTCTAACTATTGTAGGCTTGTAAGTTGGCATTCTTTCTGAAGCATCCTCCTTTTGAGGCAGTCTGAGCTacgagaacaagcaccatgaaatgcaattatttttagtttctcaAACATGCTATTGCCTTCCTTTGATGATATATAACAGCAAGGTTCTTCCCTCTTATGTGTAATTTAGGTAGGATAAGGATTtaaagatttcagaaggggaagaggTTTGCACCAATTAAAGATCACACAATCTGTTGTACTGCTTATCTATCtcattaatttccttctttccttttctttccctcccttttaGAATTAGGAAATAGCACAGATGGTCCTTGACAAAGAAAACAAGGGAAAACTAAGAAAAGGATGGAATACATGAAATCAAAGATTAAACTGAGGAATAtgaagcagaagaagaaagtgagAGATTTCACCATGGAATATGAAGGTAAAATAAGAAAGCAATGGGAATGAGAAAGCAACAGTGCACAGGGGATTCCTACTGTTTAAGCGTACCTTTGACAAAGGAGCAAGGCGCCctacagagaagacaaaaaaaaaaaaaaagcaaaatatttcagtagtcAAAAAACTACTGTACTCAGAATCATAAGGACATGCAATAAAGAACAATGCTGATGAAAAAAGGCACAGAGCAGATAGTGGGTGAAGAACCAAATTTATATGGGAAAAGCTAATGAAATTGCAGGAGGTCCTCCTAAGGCATTCAGACAAGAGAAGGCACAAGGAGGTTCACGAAGGAATATAATGTCCatacttcaaaagaaattaatcagcagaaaaacatgTGGAGGTTAACACCATAATCTTGGAATTTACACTGCTAAGAATAGACAAAGAGACTGGATGCAATATTAGCACAGCAAGTTACCACAGAAGAGGCAGGAAAATAAGCAGTATGAAAAAGTAGAGATTTGTGCTTCTGAAGAGAGAGAGGGacaaaaaggattattttttgcATACAGATTGTTTCTATCTGGGATCAGAAAAATCACTCTGGCCACTGATGCAGCACATTATCCAAATGAAAAGTGAGGGAAAGAGATAGCCAGTTATGagcattcaaaattaaaaagtctATGTAGAGAGACAATAATGATTGCTTACTATCTGGAGGTGAATTGGATATTATGCAAGGCAAAGGTGAGGGCAAGCAGGGGGAAAGTCTGAGGTGAAAGAGCAAAGCTTCAAGCAGTCACCACAAACCCCACACAAGGCAGCTCAGCTGTGAGAAAGAGGAAGGTTCTCACAAGAGGaacaacaaacatttaaaaactaaaaagccatgctttaaaaagaaagaaaactgctcACTTCATTACcactttattatttcattttataaaggctttaaatattaatgtaataCATTGCATTAAGTAAGTAATTAGCTTTAACTGAATTTTATCAAGTTGAAGCTGTGTTTGTCCATTTAACTTGCTTACAGATGTTTTAGTACAAATCAATTCCAATCCATTATGTTGTTTCTGGGAAAATGTAGTATACTGTTTGTCACATCAGATTTTCTAGCTTTGCCCTTCCCCAATACACACGGAGTTACAAAAGTTTTCGTCTGATCTCAATAAGCTGTAAACTAGTTGAAACTACAGATGACTTGACTTGCCTACATTAAAAACATCTCTTTCCTttacagctctgctctctaTTCAGATACCTCTGACAGaactctttcttctcctttgtcaAGAAGTATTTTTCATCATTACCTACATACAATCCTTTTCTAGATTGCATATTACTAACCTTAAAAACAGATTGACATTTCACATAAATACAAAGCTGTGCAAAAGACATAATAAGCTGATTTTCAGTATCCATCTTAGCCtctgtttttcactttcagaGAGATAAAAATCTTTATTGCTCTTATCACCTACAGGAAGCTATGAAACCTTGTGACACTGTTACTTGCTCTGGAAATAATTCACAGTGCAAATAGGGCTACAGAGTATAGAAAAACATCAACAAGgacaccaaaaatatttgtgtacaCTATAAACCAAGCTAAGTTAGAGTTTTACATgaactatatttaaaattacttaaagCATCTAACGTAAGAAATCTAGTCAATTATTGacactttttaaagctttctctAAAATACTCTAGTAATATACCTCtgttttagtttagttttagcTTTACATGCCATcagaatgattttttaaaaagtattctaGACATAGCCTGTACAATATATACAGCATCTACTATGAATTGTCAATAAATAGAGGAATTTTAAACATGGTATTCCATAACCTTGAATGCAAGTGTTTAGGACTTGGAATTAAGATGCTAGCAGGTTGTTCTTCAGTTTTATAGAGATTCTTTCTTATAGTTGAAAGCCTCATTGCTTCAGCCACCATATACATATACAGTGTTCCTGTATTCCAAGATGAAATATTCATCTGCTTATGCTTACCGAATTCATTCCACTGAATAGGTCTCCTGATCCTACATGAGCTGTGTGAACAAAGTTTGTTGGCTCCCCAATCATGCTTCGGTCAATTCGCCGTCGTCTTTTCTGAAAGGAAGGTAAAGAAACCATCTAACTGAGA contains the following coding sequences:
- the CDC42SE2 gene encoding CDC42 small effector protein 2 — its product is MSEFWLCFNCCIAEQPQPKRRRRIDRSMIGEPTNFVHTAHVGSGDLFSGMNSVSSIQNQMQSKGGYGGGMSANVQMQLVDTKAG